The DNA window GGTGTGAGTGCGGCGCCTGCACCTGCAAAGAAGACGGCAACTACGAAGAAGGCAAGCTAATGAACCTGACACGCAGAGGATTGATCTTGAGCTCGGCGGCTGTGCTGGGCGCTCAGACCAAGAAGGCCGTTGTGGCTCCCAAGAAGCACATCAAGGTGAGCTTGCCTGGTGGCAAGGCGCTGGACACTGCCTCCTGGCTGGGAAACGTATACGCGGTGACGATCTTCAAGACCACCTGCCCGCATTGCCAGAAGTCATTGCCGATCTCGGAGAAGATCTACAAGGAATTTTCCGCGAAAGGCTTCCGTTCCATCGCCATCGCAGTCGATCAGAACCCCGAGCCGCTGGTGGTTGATTTCGCGAAAAACTATAAGATTGACTTCCCCTTGGGGTGGGCGCCGATTGACGACATCTGCGCGTTTCTCGATCTCAAGCCAGAGCAACTCTATGTGCCGGCGATGATGATTTTCGACCGTCGTGGCAATGTACGCGGGCGCTATCCCGGCGGTGACGCCTTCTTCAATATGGAAGAGATCAATCTGCGCAACCAGGTTGAATTGCTGCTCAAAGAACCTAGAAAGAGCTAATGGGCGCGCGGCCCAGTTTCTTGCAACTGTGCCGCGTCCTTCTCAAGCATGCGGCCTTCACGGTTGGGGGTGGGAGCGTCACCACCATTGCCTTGGAGCGCGATCTTGTAGATCACCACGGTTGGCTCAGCCGCGATCGCTACCGGGCTCTCTATGGGCTCAGCCGCCTGACGCCGGGCACGAGCATTTTGGCTATGGTCACCGGCATTGGCTGGCACTTTTTCCAGTGGCGTGGTGCCTGCGTATCACTCTTCTGCGCGGTTGTCCCTGCATCCATCCTCGCCGCGCTCCTCGCCTCCGCCTACCAGCTGGTCTACC is part of the Bryobacter aggregatus MPL3 genome and encodes:
- a CDS encoding TlpA disulfide reductase family protein, whose amino-acid sequence is MNLTRRGLILSSAAVLGAQTKKAVVAPKKHIKVSLPGGKALDTASWLGNVYAVTIFKTTCPHCQKSLPISEKIYKEFSAKGFRSIAIAVDQNPEPLVVDFAKNYKIDFPLGWAPIDDICAFLDLKPEQLYVPAMMIFDRRGNVRGRYPGGDAFFNMEEINLRNQVELLLKEPRKS
- a CDS encoding chromate transporter yields the protein MGARPSFLQLCRVLLKHAAFTVGGGSVTTIALERDLVDHHGWLSRDRYRALYGLSRLTPGTSILAMVTGIGWHFFQWRGACVSLFCAVVPASILAALLASAYQLVYQNPTAKRFLLGAAAAVCGFIAASLFGLLSPYLKDKRFAQTFLIFAFAFAVAIWGLNPFPVILGLAIAGLVSAR